The window TAGAAAGTGATACACCACTGCCAACTAGTGGCTTCATTATGACCAAATAATACACGATTATGGAATTTAGGGAATAATAAATCTATGTAAAGCTGAAGGCTGTAACTGGTAGATAACAGCAGCAAgtttcctgcagtcctatgtaaatactAAGTTTAGATGGCAACctgtcttagggtgcattcacaccacgttttagcaataccgttcccgtatacgttttctatgtgaaaaccgtacggaaccatattgaaaaccgcatgcactgactctccatttaaaaccgtatgccaagagatgcatcaggttgtgtccgttttgcatcctgtacggttttgtcaggtttttttcccgtacccaaaaccgtagtctaccacggtttttggtccgggtgaagaactgtattaaaccgtatacgttttttttaaaacatgggagtcaatgggaaccatacagacccgtatgtgcgtacggttccatccggttttcaccatacggtttttgactttgcacaggtttttttcttggaatttcaatcaaacaagtgaaactttattcaaaatggagtgaaaatttaaaaacgtttaagtttttttcttacaaaacagatgcaaccggacatcatttttcaaaccgtatacgtttttatctgtatacgggttgaaatttgtacacacgttttcatacagtttagtccggttttgaggaatcagtttttcattaaaaacctgattcgggaactgtattgaaaaaacgtggtgtgaatgcagccttaggctgggttcacgtcacgtttttgccatactgttttcaatcagttttctaaagaaaaccgtatggcaaaaaaacggatggaactgtatgggaaaaagtaaaccgtatgcgtttttaaaccatatactgtttttaaatTGATACGGTTCCgtccattttttaataaaaaaaaaaaaaaaaaaacataggtttttgaaaattttatttaaaataaatacatttttaaaaatgttaactttaggatgcaaatgagcACGTGCAAAGTTAAAAACGTAAATGTATTTTCCCGTATAGAACCGTATACCtgtgcgttttccattgacgtccatgttaaaaaaaaacgtatgcggttgcagtacggtttttgaaccagagacaaaaccgtggtcaaccaagTTGAGTACGGCaaaaaaacgtattgcaagcaaaccgtccgCAACCGGAAGCAAACAGTTTttaattatttgtctatgtataaggttttcaatacggttccatatgttttcaataataaaaacgcatacgggaaccgtacttgaaaaacgtgatgtgaacccagccttaggctgcattcacaccacgtttttgcgatacagttcccgtatcaggtttttgatgaaaaacggattcctcaaaaccggactaaactgtatcaaaacgtgtgtacaaatttcaacctgtataaggttaaaaaccgtatatggtttgaaaaatgatgtccattgTATcagttttttaaggaaaaaacctatatgttttaaacttttcactccattttgaataaagtttcacttgttttattgaaattccaataaaaaaaaaaactgtgtaaagtcaaaaaccgtatggtgaaaaccagatggaaccgtacgcacatacagttctgtacggttcccattgactcccatgttttaaaaaaacgtatacggtttaatacggtttttcacccggaccaaaaaacgtggtggtctacggttttgggtacaggtaaaaaaaaaacgtacaaaaccgtataagacgcaaaacgtactaaaccggatgatgtgtttgacatacggtttacaatgttaagtcaatgcatacggttttctatacggttccgtacggtttttaacttgaaaccgtatacgggaactgtatagcaaaaacgtggtgtgcattcacatcttgtttttgcaatacggtccccgtatcagtttttttgtaaaaaaaaacgcatgtctcaaaaccggaccgaaccgtatacaagcatatatacctctgtacagttgcatacggtttaatacgtacgtttaaaaaaaaaaaaaaacagatacggttttatgtttgtccttattTAACTaaagttctatttgtgggaagaactttcggcgtgcactgcgcatgtgcaaactgcaaaactgtATTGTgccaaccggatggaaccgtacgcacatacggttctgtacggttcctatagaccaccatttaaaaaaaaaaaaagtatacgggttgtatccgttttttcacccggacataaaacgacagtagactacggttttgtgtacgaaaaaaaaacccagataaaacagtaaaatggtgcaaaaagtacacaaccggatgctacgtttggcatacggttttcaattacatgtctatacatacggtttgcaatacggttccataagttttttacactaaaatcggatacgggaaccatattgcaaaaacgagatgtgaatgcagccttagtctgGGTTCACACCTTGTTTTTGCTACACAGttgaatttgaaaaccgtatggaactgtattggaaaccgtatgcattcactctccattgaaaaccgtatgccaaaagatgcatccggttgtgtatgttttgcaaccagtacggttttgtcagtttttttcccgtacccaaaactgtagcctaccacggtttttggtctgggtgaaaaaccacattgaaatgtatagtttttttttttttaacatgggagtcaatgggaaccgtacagaatcgTACGTGCGTAcaattccatccagttttcaccatacggtttttgactttgcacagttttttaggggggggggggggggaatttcaatcaaacaagtggaactttattcataatggagtgaaaagttaaaaacgtatacttttttttttttccttataaaacggatgcaaccggacatcatttttcaaaccgtatacggattaaaatttggacACACgtcttgatacagtttagtcaggttttgaggaatcctttttttttaaatcaaaaacctgatatgggaactgtatatcaaaaacgtggtgtgaatccagccttctGTAAAACTAGCAATGGCATCACAGCTGTAGAAGCAGAATTATGTCCATAtggcaaatacagtggtccctcaacatacgatggtaatccgttccaaatgagccatcgtttgttgaaaccatcgtatgctgagggatccgtgcaatggaaagtataggaagttgtactcacctgtccctgccgctccggaccgtcaccgctcgtcaccgctgccctggatgtcatcctccatcgctgtcgccgcatccccgtgatGTCCGCGacactccggacgtctctgcttccccaggatcctcgctctccgtcgccgccatcacgtcactacgcacgccgctcctattggatgacgggacggcgtgcgcgacgacgtgatgaaccACATTGAAATGGCGATGCAGGGGATTTCGAAGAGGACGCTcctgagccccgaggacaggtaagtgatcgtcaccgcagcacacggggcaccgtaaacggctatccggtggcagctgaagctctgagaggccatcgcatgttgaaatgatcgtatgtcgggaccatcgtaggcgggggggggggggggggcactgtatgtGCTCACATATAATGTGAAGAATACTTGGCAAAACATTTTTCAGGTCACATAAAAGATACATATTTATTTCTTTGCCATTTTTTGTAATGGACAAACACAAAATAGTCCATTATTTGGAAGTGGGGGGGGAATATTACAATGATTTCCAAATTAATTTTCCATAAAAATCTGATTTGGCGTAACCAATTGCCTTCACAAGTCACATATTTAGTAAATAGGGTCCCACCTGTCTGGAATTTAATCTCAGTACAAATACATCtgtgtctggagatgccgtggagaacgttctgctgcctgcaacatcctccagcattaccggtttggcggtgggtcagtaattgtgtggggtggcatttctttgggggctgcacagctctccatgtacttgccagaggtagcctgactgccattaggtaccgagatcctcagaccccttgtgagaccatatgctggtgtggttggccctgggttcctcctaatgcaagacaatgttagacctcatgtggctggagtgtgtcagcagttcctgcaagaggaaggcattgatgctatggactggcccgcctgttccccagacctgaatccgattgagcacatctgggacatcatgtctcgctccatccaccaacgccacgttgcaccacagactgtccaggagttggcggatgctttagtccaagtctgggaggacatccctcaggaaaccagccgccacctcatcaggagcatgtccaggcattgtagggaggtcatacgggcacatggaggccacacacactactgagcctcattgggacttgttttaaggacattacataaagtaggatcagcctgtagtggggttttcctctttgattttgagagtgactccatatccagacctccatgggttgatacatttgatttccattgataatttttgtgtgattttgttgtcagcacattcaactatgtaaagaggaaagtatttcatacgattagttcattcattcagatctaggatgtgttatcttagggttccctttatttttttgagcagtgtagatcaaCAGCAGAGGTGGGAGAATGATAAATATTAGTCATGCAccccacaaatctggcctttatggagacagcaatcacgccccctcccatagacatgcattgaggggcgtgaccgATAAGTCACGAGgaggcgtggccgacccctgcagtgcgaaaacagcgttcagaacatttagttccatgctggccagtggagaacccttttaatgCTGAGAGGGGGATtcatctttcagcaggacaatgaccctaaacatacagCAAGAGCTAGAATGGAATGGTTTACATCAAAGTATGTTATGTCCTATAATGGCCCAGTCACAGCCCAGAACTGGAGTATTTGTGGTGGTTTGTATGACATTTGGTACAGACTTTCTATGAATCACAATACCGGTTTGGGTCATTTTAGTGTTTCATAAAAATCCTTCATTTTATTCATTATAAAAAACTTATAAGCAGAGAATTCACATTAATCAACAAGGAATGAACTGGAATTAAATAGTGTAGATGGTGTAGATGGTTTCTGGTCCCTGGATCTGTGGCCCATCCTGCACCCTCCTTATATTGTGGTCAGCAGCAGGGCCGTAAATACAAGATTGGCTCCATTACACAGCAATGACACCAAGTTGCAGAGAGAGGAGATGCCATGGTAACGCATGAAGCTTTTGCGCAGGGCTTGGTATTTGGGGTCCTTCTCCCGCAGTCGCTTGTACCCCTCAATGTTGGCGCTTAATCCAATTTCTCCTCCTAGGCCATGCTCACGCTCTATTTCCTGCATCTTAAACATGGCTTTTGTGGTGGCTGGGGAGAACCAGCGAGCGTTGAGTGCAGATAGAACCAACGACATGAAGAAGAGAGCGATCTGCAAAATAtatagggaaataaaaaaaatggataaagtGCTATATGGTGTAGTTACCAAGAGTGCAACTAGAAGagggagccagagatacatgagcGATGTACTCGTGTATCGTTGGTTCTCCCATACAGCTGAATGGAGGGCACGTGCAGACCCCCACTTTGTGCGCATGGAGAGCAAGAGATTGCAGGggcttccagcggtcggacccccgcattCAGACACTAtccatgggacttctcctttaaccccttcccgacctgtgacgtacatgtacgtcatgcagatactggccgccgcgcccggtaagatggtggctatcactgatagccagccatcttgcctcgggacctaggggggtttcgccccccccccctcacagcgatcgctcctatcagctagtcaaatctgactagctgatggcagcatttcaaacagaaaaatcctgagcagcgcagtgtgtgtgtcccgatcactGGGATCGGGACACATACAACGCTCTGTAGGAGACCCccagtgtcccttacctgtccccctGTATTGTTGCACAACAGCTCCCcctaaacctgttactgcatgttttgtgcactagacactagggggagctgttgtacagaagtaaaaaaataaattttatatatatatatatatatatatatatatatatatatatatatatatatttctctgctcggccgttgatgacttttcctgcataaattagttcagctttcaggtgctccggtggctggaaaaggtggatacattcctagaagactctttcctaggactgtatccaccttttccagccaacggagcacctgaaagctgaactcatttatgcaggataagtaatcaactgccgagccgagaagttcgtgatgaatcgaatttactgtaagttcgctcatctctagatggcagcataaagtagacatgttgtggatgtgaattaatagctaagtttatttggcatgactatttctcttacaagtagagagtttcaaacagagagaaatgaaaatttttcaaatttttcacaacattttattttttcacaaaaatcgcttcatgtatcaacaaaatgttaccgcttatataaagtacaatatgtcttgaaaaaactctctctgaatcactttgccaggtaaaagcatttcaaagttattaccacttaaagagacacatgtcagatttgaaaaaacggactgggtcatgaaggggttaagatgcATGAAAGTTAGCGGGGCCTGCAATGGGATCAGCAACCTCAAGTTATAATTGTCACAGGGGATCAGTATAATTGTCACAGGGGATCAcaggggatgaggccacaaggtttacactccTGGATTcctccattcttctctgcagatcctctcaggtTCTGTCAGGGTGGATGGGAACTGTGGgtagaagccattttcaggtctctccagagtcTTGGTCGTGTGCTTAGgggcattgtcttgttggaaggtgaaccttcacCCCAATCTGAGTTCCAGAGCTATGGAACAGGTTTTTATTAAGAATCTCTCTGTACTTTGCTTAATTCAGCTTTtctctcaaccctgaccagtctccctgtccccacAGTAAGATGCTGCCCCcagcatgatcactgtagggatggtattgggcaggtgatgggcagtacctggtttcctccagacatgatgctgcccccaccatgatcactgtagagatggtattgggcaggtgatgggcagtgcctggtttcctccagacatgatgctgcccccaccatgatcactgtagggatggtattgggcaggtgatgggcagtgcctggtttcctccagacattatgctacccccaccatgatcactgtagggatggtattgggcaggtgatgggcagtgcctggtttcctccagatatgatgctgcccccaccatgatcactgtagggatggtattgggcaggtgatgggcagtgcctggtttcctccagatatgatgctgcccccaccatgatcactgtaaggatggtattgggcaggtgatgggcagtgcctggtttcctccagacatgatgctgcccccaccatgatcactgtagggatggtattgggcaggtgatgggcagtgcctggtttcccccagacatgatgctgcccccatcatgatcactgtagggatggtattgggcaggtgatgggcagtgcctggtttcccccagacatgatgctgcccccaccatgatcactgtagggatggtattgggcgggtgatgggcagtgcctggtttcctccagacatgatgctgtccccaccatgatcactgtagggatggtattgggcaggtgatgggcagtacctggtttcctccaaacatgatgctgccccccaccatgatcactgtagggatggtattgggcagatgatgggcagtacctggtttcctcccagacatgatgctgcccccaccatgatcactgtagggatggtattgggcaggtgatgggcagtacctggtttcctcccagacatgatgctgcccccaccatgatcactgtagggatggtattgggcaggtgatgggcagtgcctggtttcccccagacatgatgctgcccccaccatgatcaatgtagggatggtattgggcaggtgatgggcagtgcctggtttcccccagacatgatgcagcccccaccatgatcactgtagggatggtattgggcaggtgatgggcagtgcctggtttcccccagacatgatgctgcccccaccatgatcactgtagggatggtattgggcaggtgatgggcagtacctggtttcctccagacatgatgctgcccccaccatgatcactgtagagatggtattgggcaggtgatgggcagtgcctggtttcctccagacatgatgctgcccccaccatgatcactgtagggatggtattgggcaggtgatgggcagtgcctggtttcctccagacattatgctacccccaccatgatcactgtagggatggtattgggcaggtgatgggcagtgcctggtttcctccagatatgatgctgcccccaccatgatcactgtagggatggtattgggcaggtgatgggcagtgcctggtttcctccagatatgatgctgcccccaccatgatcactgtaaggatggtattgggcaggtgatgggcagtgcctggtttcctccagacatgatgctgcccccaccatgatcactgtagggatggtattgggcaggtgatgggcagtgcctggtttcccccagacatgatgctgcccccatcatgatcactgtagggatggtattgggcaggtgatgggcagtgcctggtttcccccagacatgatgctgcccccaccatgatcactgtagggatggtattgggcgggtgatgggcagtgcc is drawn from Hyla sarda isolate aHylSar1 chromosome 4, aHylSar1.hap1, whole genome shotgun sequence and contains these coding sequences:
- the TMEM205 gene encoding transmembrane protein 205 isoform X1, producing the protein MVTPARMSAEGDPGSLVKVVYLLVLSASWGMQCWVTFVAGFVMIRGVPRHMFGLVQSKLFPFYGHIVLCASFVNLAVFAAYHPRELLSTSESVQIALFFMSLVLSALNARWFSPATTKAMFKMQEIEREHGLGGEIGLSANIEGYKRLREKDPKYQALRKSFMRYHGISSLCNLVSLLCNGANLVFTALLLTTI
- the TMEM205 gene encoding transmembrane protein 205 isoform X2 is translated as MSAEGDPGSLVKVVYLLVLSASWGMQCWVTFVAGFVMIRGVPRHMFGLVQSKLFPFYGHIVLCASFVNLAVFAAYHPRELLSTSESVQIALFFMSLVLSALNARWFSPATTKAMFKMQEIEREHGLGGEIGLSANIEGYKRLREKDPKYQALRKSFMRYHGISSLCNLVSLLCNGANLVFTALLLTTI